One region of Rhizoctonia solani chromosome 9, complete sequence genomic DNA includes:
- a CDS encoding extracellular metalloproteinase MEP, with amino-acid sequence MKSLRSAALLSIAFLASATAHSTRKSLNFGPRHPTARYVTEPQVTSTFMATSTDPYDVAKSFLSAYTTSDYFIREDSYTDRNTGVTHVYVRQKVDGLEVADGDMNLNIRDGRVLSYGDSFYRGAAPASFDKQPSTSHATHCADLAAQKMAVSGGDRQMVFAELSATDDELYTHNCARPLAAVQEALTANGNGDSHDPRRAALYFMIAAHADQATVDNLTRDFDKHISRMTVAQETHFVGNDAHPTAIISGLPGSVSPVKARVVYVQSPTEDNETELHAVWRMEVEMQDNWYEAYVSASDPSTIVSVIDWASDSPVPTAGGKLNALEAKLATGHVSSEDKPGSYKVWKWGFNDPESGDRSVEEAWHDKIASPLGWHTISKKNNPAGSPAWLGKHDKHGDDQTYLNFTTTWGNNVFAHENWEGRNNWINNYRPDAGPGLNFEFKYDPKTGLDESPAQSPKDYIDLSVTQLFYTSNMVHDLYYRYGFDEVSGNFQQDNYGRGGKEGDGVIANSQDGSGYNNANFMTPPDGQNGRCRMYVWNTASPYRDGDLEAGIVIHELTHGLSTRLTGGPANSGCLGWGESGGMGEGWGDFLATTIRSTKDYKDFAMGSWAANQVKGIRNYVYSTNITVNPSTYKTLDKPGYWGVHAIGEVWAEILWVVSQRMIAKHGYSETLFPPQPLEDGTIPIGDFYQPQVMGKPLVPKHGNTLMVQLVIAAMKLQPCRPTFFDARDAIIQADELLTGGENFCELWAGFGSRGLGTDASLRGQTPWGGGVHTDGFKLPAKCKSHE; translated from the exons ATGAAGTCGCTACGTTCTGCCGCTCTCCTTTCCATTGCCTTCCTGGCGTCGGCTACTGCCCACTCGACGCGCAAGTCGCTCAACTTTGGGCCTCGCCACCCCACTGCCCGCTATGTGACCGAGCCACAGGTCACTTCGACATTCATGGCCACCTCGACCGACCCATATGACGTGGCCAAGTCGTTCCTTTCTGCCTATACCACCTCGGATTACTTCATCCGCGAGGACTCGTACACTGACCGCAACACGGGCGTCACACACGTCTATGTCCGCCAAAAGGTCGATGGCCTCGAGGTCGCAGATGGCGACATGAACTTGAACATTCGCGACGGCCGTGTCCTCAGCTACGGTGACTCG TTTTACCGAGGTGCCGCCCCTGCCTCATTTGACAAGCAGCCGTCAACATCACATGCCACTCACTGCGCTGATTTGGCCGCACAGAAGATGGCCGTCTCTGGAGGCGACCGCCAGATGGTCTTTGCCGAGCTCTCTGCCACTGACGACGAGCTCTATACCCACAACTGCGCTCGCCCACTGGCTGCCGTTCAAGAGGCCCTCACTGCCAACGGCAATGGCGACTCGCACGATCCTCGCCGCGCCGCTCTCTACTTTATGATTGCCGCCCACGCCGACCAAGCTACTGTCGATAACCTCACTCGTGACTTTGACAAGCACATTAGCCGCATGACCGTTGCCCAAGAAACTCACTTTGTGGGCAACGATGCTCACCCCACGGCCATTATTTCTGGTCTCCCTGGTTCCGTCAGCCCTGTCAAGGCCCGCGTCGTCTATGTTCAGTCCCCCACCGAGGACAACGAGACTGAGCTCCATGCAGTCTGGCGCATGGAGGTCGAGATGCAAGACAACTGGTACGAGGCTTATGTCTCGGCTTCTGACCCCTCGACCATTGTCTCGGTTATCGACTGGGCTTCCGACTCGCCTGTCCCCACCGCTGGTGGCAAGCTCAACGCTCTCGAGGCCAAGCTCGCTACGGGTCATGTGTCGAGTGAAGACAAGCCCGGTTCCTACAAGGTCTGGAAATGGGGTTTCAACGATCCAGAAAGCGGCGATCGTTCCGTCGAGGAGGCCTGGCATGACAAGATTGCGTCTCCCCTTGGTTGGCATACCATTTCAAAGAAGAATAACCCCGCCGGCAGCCCTGCTTGGCTTGGCAAACACGATAAGCATGGCGACGATCAGACTTATCTGAACTTTACTACCACCTGGGGTAACAAC GTATTTGCTCACGAGAACTGGGAGGGCCGCAACAACTGGATCAATAACTATCGCCCCGATGCTGGTCCTGGCCTCAATTTCGAGTTCAAGTACGACCCCAAGACTGGTCTCGATGAGTCTCCCGCCCAGTCTCCCAAGGACTACATCGATCTCTCGGTTACCCAACTTTTCTATACCAGTAACATGGTTCACGACCTTTACTATCGCTATGGCTTTGACGAGGTTTCCGGGAACTTCCAGCAAGACAACTATGGCCGTGGTGGCAAGGAGGGTGATGGTGTCATTGCCAACTCTCAGGATGGTAGcggttacaacaacgctaaCTTTATGACC CCCCCCGATGGTCAAAATGGTCGCTGCCGTATGTACGTCTGGAACACTGCCTCTCCCTACCGCGATGGCGATCTCGAAGCCGGCATCGTTATCCACGAGCTTACCCATGGACTTTCCACTCGTCTGACTGGCGGTCCTGCCAACTCGGGCTGCTTGGGCTGGGGCGAGAGTGGAGGCATGGGTGAAGGCTGGGGTGACTTCCTCGCAACCACGATCCGTAGCACCAAGGACTACAAGGACTTTGCTATGGGTAGCTGGGCTGCCAACCAAGTCAAGGGTATCCGCAACTATGTCTATTCTACG AACATCACCGTCAACCCCTCGACATACAAGACTCTCGATAAGCCAGGCTATTGGGGTGTT CACGCCATTGGTGAGGTTTGGGCCGAAATCCTTTGGGTGGTATCCCAGCGCATGATTGCCAAGCACGGTTACTCCGAGACCCTCTTCCCACCTCAGCCTCTCGAGGATGGCACTATTCCCATTGGCGATTTCTACCAACCTCAAGTTATGGGCAAGCCGCTCGTTCCCAAACATGGTAACACCTTGATGGTCCA ACTTGTCATTGCAGCGATGAAGTTGCAGCCTTGCCGACCCACTTTCTTCGACGCCCGTGACGCCATCATCCAGGCCGACGAGCTCTTGACCGGTGGCGAGAACTTCTGCGAGCTTTGGGCTGGCTTTGGCTCTCGTGGCTTGGGTACCGATGCCTCGCTCCGCGGTCAAACCCCATGGGGTGGAGGAGTGCACACTGACGGCTTCAAACTTCCTGCCAAGTGCAAGTCTCATGAGTAG